CTGGAAAACGTCTCGGCGCAGACCGGCACGTGTAAGTGCTCCAACCTGGCCACCGGCGAGGAGGTCGTCGTCAGCGGCCGGCTGCGCTCGGTGCTCTACACCCCGAGCGAGCGGGCGCCGGCGCTGACCGCGGAGCTGTTCGATGGCAGCGGCAGCCTGCGGCTCGTGTGGCTGGGCCAGCGCCGCATTCCGGGCATCGAGCCGGGACGCTCGATTACGGTGCGTGGCCGGATCGCCAAACGCGAGGGCGAGCCCGCGGTCTACAACCCCTGGTACGAGCTCACCTCGGGCTGAGCACTTCGTCACCAGCCGGAGTACGCCGGGGGCTACTCGCGGTGCGAGATCAGCTCGCGCAGCTCGGTCTCGGCCTCATCGTTGGCGACGAAGACCAGCTCGTCGTTGGCCTCGAGCGGCTCGTCCGGGGTCGGCACGATCACCCGCTCGCCGCGCAGGATCGTCACCAGCGCGGTGTCGCGGGGGAGGCTGAGCTCGGCGACCGGCGACCCGACGAGTCGATGCTGCTCGCCGAGCGTGATCTCGACGAGGTTGGTCTCGCTGCCGCGGAAGCGCATGAGCCGCACCAGATCGCCCACCGCGACGGCTTCCTCGACGAGGGCCGCGAGCACGCGCGGCGTCGAGACCGCGACGTCCACCCCCCACGCCTCGTTGAAAAGCCACTCGTTGCGGGGGTCGTTGATCCGCGCCACGACCCGCGCAACACCGAACTCGGTCTTGGCAAGCAGTGCGACGACAAGGTTGACCTTGTCGTCGCCGGTCGCTGCCACGACGACGGGGCAGTCCTGGACCTGGATCTCCTCCAGCGAGGCCAGCTCGCAGGCATCGGCATTGACCCACTCGGCCTGCGGCACCTGCGCCGGCTCGACCTTGGTCGGGTCACGCTCGATCAAGATCACGTCGTGGCCGTAGTCGACCAGCTCACTTGCGATCGACCGGCCGACCGCTCCTGCTCCGGCA
The nucleotide sequence above comes from Epidermidibacterium keratini. Encoded proteins:
- a CDS encoding OB-fold nucleic acid binding domain-containing protein, giving the protein MTEVQSKGFLSRLVHRITTDADDLDAEELENVSAQTGTCKCSNLATGEEVVVSGRLRSVLYTPSERAPALTAELFDGSGSLRLVWLGQRRIPGIEPGRSITVRGRIAKREGEPAVYNPWYELTSG
- a CDS encoding potassium channel family protein, whose translation is MRVAIAGAGAVGRSIASELVDYGHDVILIERDPTKVEPAQVPQAEWVNADACELASLEEIQVQDCPVVVAATGDDKVNLVVALLAKTEFGVARVVARINDPRNEWLFNEAWGVDVAVSTPRVLAALVEEAVAVGDLVRLMRFRGSETNLVEITLGEQHRLVGSPVAELSLPRDTALVTILRGERVIVPTPDEPLEANDELVFVANDEAETELRELISHRE